One Chlorobaculum limnaeum genomic window carries:
- a CDS encoding site-2 protease family protein has product MPDFRYEKTKLTAGRNYPLHLSLFVATLLTTTWAGAIWTGKPPETESVGGFLSALKTGVPFSLSLLAFLTVHEFGHFFATVRHGIRSTLPYYIPLPPLPFLMSIGTLGAVIRMKEPILSRRALFDIGVAGPLTGFAVALGLLAYGFTHLPPAEYIYAIHPEYRVTGGIPSAPTETLYLGKNLLFILLEALIGPKGLPPMHELYHYPFLFAGWLGCFVTALNLLPVGQLDGGHVIYAMFGGEGHRKISKLFLAFITILGAPSFIAAILQLIDPAIVIPAPELLLRWSWPGWIIWAFILRRFLGTKHPHAGSDRPLSKRRMIVGWACIAIFVLTFTPVPFAII; this is encoded by the coding sequence ATGCCTGATTTTCGCTACGAAAAAACAAAGCTTACGGCCGGCAGAAATTATCCGCTTCATCTCTCTCTTTTTGTCGCGACCCTCCTGACCACGACATGGGCGGGCGCGATCTGGACCGGTAAGCCTCCCGAAACGGAGAGCGTCGGCGGGTTTCTTTCCGCACTGAAAACGGGCGTGCCGTTTTCGCTCTCGCTGCTGGCGTTTCTGACGGTGCACGAATTCGGCCACTTTTTCGCCACCGTGCGCCACGGCATCCGTTCCACGCTCCCCTACTACATTCCGCTGCCGCCGCTGCCGTTCCTTATGAGTATTGGCACACTCGGCGCGGTGATCCGCATGAAAGAGCCGATCCTGAGCCGCCGGGCGCTTTTCGACATTGGCGTAGCGGGGCCACTCACCGGATTCGCGGTCGCACTCGGCCTGCTCGCTTACGGCTTCACGCATCTGCCGCCTGCGGAGTACATTTACGCGATCCACCCGGAGTACCGGGTAACGGGCGGCATTCCGTCCGCGCCGACGGAGACGCTGTATCTCGGCAAGAACCTGCTCTTCATCCTGCTCGAAGCGCTGATCGGGCCGAAAGGGCTGCCGCCGATGCATGAACTCTACCACTACCCATTCCTCTTCGCCGGATGGCTCGGCTGTTTCGTCACCGCGCTGAACCTTTTGCCAGTCGGCCAGCTCGATGGCGGCCACGTCATTTACGCCATGTTCGGCGGCGAAGGGCACCGCAAAATCTCGAAGCTCTTTCTCGCCTTCATCACCATCCTCGGCGCACCGTCGTTCATTGCCGCCATACTCCAACTGATCGATCCGGCAATCGTCATTCCCGCGCCGGAGCTGCTGCTGCGCTGGTCGTGGCCGGGATGGATCATCTGGGCCTTCATCCTGCGCCGCTTTCTCGGCACGAAGCACCCGCACGCCGGCAGCGACCGCCCGCTCTCGAAGCGCCGGATGATCGTCGGCTGGGCCTGCATCGCCATCTTCGTGCTGACCTTCACCCCCGTGCCCTTCGCCATCATCTGA
- the smc gene encoding chromosome segregation protein SMC → MYLSKIELFGFKSFAHRVRIHFDKGLTAIVGPNGCGKTNVVDAIRWVLGEQKSMLLRSPKMESIIFNGTKKLKPHSFTEVSITIENTRNVLPTEYTEVTVTRRLYRNGDSDYLLNMVPCRLKDILDLFADTGMGSDAYSVIELKMIEEIISNKSEERLRLFEEAAGITRYKQRRKQTFRQLESASRDLARVDDVLAEVEKKVRNLRSQVRKAERLKEIREELRTLDLTISAITMDEHLQKLRPLLDSIATEERQSHELAATIARLDSAHQESELRQLDLERKLADDQRELNASNQQAHALEKQLLQHREKQKNLLQTIDRLNHSIAEKGRKRLEQEALSKELSEKQTPLKEACAAQLAGFERLKEQQAELNPALDASRQALQQERRAVAELQKSLNALNLTRQSLRTRKEHLEGSVHRLDQRKRDLERSMEQSEPERRRASEAIEEKKVALDELKKEEERLVALKASITEQGEKRKEELLSLKGEHNHLNNQILLCNSILEKFEGLPEGVAFLEKRREGKPGLGCLSDLISVRQGDRKALNAAFGESLGYYLCRNLDDARLAVSSLAKADKGKVHFLILDLIDGGGEIDYAGIEGARRAIDLVEAPAELSKALLLLLQHCHVVEDLDAAERLAERHPEALFITAQGEKFTRRGVLYGGSPKGGESLRLGKRAERDRLQEQMTGIAASIAGAETALTMLRKEFSAIDTERTKRAAASISQEISALEKRLARLEAEERSGADQIAHADRERDALFTSIQSVAEELEKSQPETLRLEAEIEAGQQKLNAMQEELAAGESRSRALNAELQAQQGRYRDAQLDLEKHGFRASACQQTIVTLSDEIEGMQRQIARTEKEIAGLGQTITEAAAAHEQAIVVSARQQEALNQLETTCRDLQARNHDALSNLRDLRRKHDLSAQMLAEFGNRKAKLEQEIAHLQATVMERYSVELEMMPAHAPEGFDIAASRERLAYLQKQREQFGGVNELALEEYESEKERLDFLTTQKEDLVNAEAQLRETIEEINRTALEKFEETFVEVRKNFIRIFHDLFDPEDEVDLLIHTDEDPLEAHIQIVAKPRGKKPLAIEQLSGGEKALTALSLLFAIYLVKPSPFCILDEVDAPLDDANVGRFVKLLKKFENNTQFIIVTHNKKSMASCQALYGVTMEEEGVSKLIPVKIEKARSEEESVA, encoded by the coding sequence ATGTACCTGTCGAAAATCGAACTTTTCGGCTTCAAAAGCTTCGCCCACAGGGTCAGGATCCATTTCGACAAAGGACTGACGGCCATCGTCGGGCCGAACGGCTGCGGCAAAACCAACGTCGTCGATGCCATCCGCTGGGTGCTCGGCGAGCAAAAATCGATGCTCCTTCGCTCGCCCAAGATGGAGAGCATCATCTTCAACGGCACCAAAAAGCTCAAGCCCCACAGCTTCACCGAGGTTTCGATCACCATCGAGAACACCCGCAACGTCCTGCCGACGGAGTACACCGAGGTGACGGTGACGCGCCGCCTCTACCGCAACGGCGACAGCGATTACCTGCTCAACATGGTGCCCTGCCGCCTCAAGGACATTCTCGACCTCTTCGCCGACACCGGCATGGGCAGCGACGCCTACTCGGTGATCGAGCTGAAGATGATCGAGGAGATCATCAGCAACAAGAGCGAGGAGCGCCTCCGCCTCTTCGAGGAGGCCGCCGGCATCACGCGCTACAAGCAGCGCCGCAAGCAGACCTTCCGCCAGCTCGAAAGCGCGAGCCGGGATCTTGCCCGCGTGGACGACGTGCTGGCCGAGGTGGAAAAAAAGGTGCGCAACCTCCGCTCGCAGGTGCGCAAGGCCGAGCGGCTCAAGGAGATTCGGGAGGAGCTGCGCACGCTCGACCTCACCATTTCGGCCATCACGATGGACGAGCATTTGCAGAAGCTCCGCCCGCTGCTCGACTCCATCGCCACGGAGGAGCGCCAGAGCCACGAACTGGCCGCCACCATCGCCAGGCTCGACAGCGCGCATCAGGAGTCGGAGCTGCGTCAGCTCGATCTCGAACGCAAGCTCGCCGACGACCAGCGGGAGCTGAACGCCTCGAACCAGCAGGCGCACGCGCTTGAAAAGCAGCTCTTGCAACACCGGGAGAAACAGAAAAACCTGCTTCAGACCATCGACCGCCTGAACCACTCGATTGCCGAAAAAGGGCGCAAGCGGCTCGAACAGGAGGCGTTGTCGAAGGAGCTGTCGGAGAAGCAGACGCCGCTGAAGGAGGCGTGCGCCGCACAACTCGCCGGATTCGAGCGACTGAAGGAGCAGCAGGCGGAGCTGAACCCGGCGCTCGACGCCAGCCGTCAGGCGCTGCAACAGGAGCGCCGCGCCGTGGCCGAACTCCAGAAATCGCTCAACGCGCTGAACCTGACGCGCCAGTCGCTCCGCACCCGCAAGGAGCATCTCGAAGGGTCGGTGCACCGCCTCGACCAGCGCAAGCGCGACCTCGAACGCTCGATGGAGCAGTCGGAGCCGGAGCGCCGCCGCGCGTCGGAGGCGATCGAGGAGAAAAAAGTCGCCCTCGACGAGCTGAAGAAGGAAGAGGAGCGGCTCGTGGCGCTGAAGGCGAGCATCACCGAACAGGGGGAGAAGCGCAAAGAGGAGCTGCTCTCGCTCAAAGGTGAGCACAACCATCTGAACAACCAGATTCTCCTCTGCAACTCGATTCTCGAAAAGTTCGAGGGACTGCCCGAGGGGGTCGCCTTCCTCGAAAAGCGCCGTGAGGGCAAGCCGGGACTCGGCTGCCTCTCCGACCTCATCTCCGTCCGGCAGGGCGACCGCAAAGCGCTCAACGCGGCCTTCGGCGAGAGCCTCGGCTACTACCTCTGCCGCAACCTCGACGACGCCCGGCTCGCCGTGTCGAGCCTCGCCAAAGCCGACAAGGGCAAGGTGCACTTCCTGATTCTCGACCTCATCGACGGCGGCGGCGAGATCGACTACGCCGGAATCGAGGGGGCGCGCCGGGCCATCGATCTGGTGGAGGCTCCGGCGGAGCTGTCGAAAGCGCTGCTGCTGCTCTTGCAGCACTGCCACGTCGTGGAGGATCTCGACGCCGCCGAACGGCTGGCCGAGCGCCATCCCGAAGCGCTCTTCATCACCGCGCAGGGCGAGAAGTTCACCCGCCGGGGCGTGCTCTACGGCGGCAGCCCGAAGGGCGGCGAAAGCCTCCGGCTGGGCAAGAGGGCCGAGCGCGACCGGTTGCAGGAGCAGATGACGGGAATCGCGGCCTCCATCGCCGGGGCGGAAACCGCGCTCACGATGCTCCGCAAGGAGTTCAGCGCCATCGACACCGAGCGCACCAAACGCGCCGCCGCGTCGATCAGTCAGGAGATTTCGGCGCTCGAAAAGCGGCTCGCGCGACTCGAAGCCGAGGAGCGCTCCGGCGCGGATCAGATCGCCCACGCGGACCGCGAGCGCGACGCGCTCTTCACCTCCATCCAGAGCGTGGCGGAGGAGCTGGAAAAATCGCAGCCCGAGACGCTCCGCCTGGAAGCCGAAATCGAGGCGGGCCAGCAAAAGTTGAACGCCATGCAGGAGGAGCTTGCCGCCGGGGAGAGTCGCAGCCGGGCGCTGAACGCGGAGCTTCAGGCGCAGCAGGGGCGCTACCGCGACGCCCAGCTCGACCTCGAAAAGCACGGCTTCCGGGCGAGCGCCTGCCAGCAGACGATCGTCACGCTCAGCGACGAGATCGAGGGAATGCAGCGCCAGATCGCGCGGACGGAAAAGGAGATTGCCGGACTCGGCCAGACAATCACCGAAGCGGCGGCGGCGCACGAACAGGCCATCGTCGTCTCAGCCCGCCAGCAGGAGGCGCTGAACCAGCTCGAAACCACCTGCCGCGACCTTCAGGCGCGCAACCACGACGCGCTGTCGAACCTGCGCGACCTGCGTCGCAAGCACGATCTCTCGGCGCAGATGCTCGCCGAGTTCGGCAACCGGAAGGCAAAGCTCGAACAGGAGATCGCCCACCTGCAAGCCACGGTGATGGAGCGCTACAGCGTCGAACTCGAGATGATGCCCGCCCACGCGCCGGAGGGGTTCGACATCGCCGCCTCCCGGGAGCGGCTCGCCTACCTGCAGAAGCAACGCGAGCAGTTTGGCGGCGTCAACGAGCTGGCACTGGAGGAGTACGAGAGCGAAAAAGAGCGGCTCGACTTTTTGACCACGCAGAAGGAGGATCTGGTCAACGCCGAGGCACAGCTCCGGGAGACCATCGAGGAGATCAACCGCACGGCACTCGAAAAATTCGAGGAGACCTTCGTCGAGGTGCGAAAAAATTTCATCAGGATTTTTCATGACCTGTTCGACCCCGAGGACGAGGTCGATCTCCTGATCCACACGGACGAAGATCCGCTCGAAGCGCACATCCAGATCGTCGCCAAGCCACGCGGCAAAAAGCCTCTCGCCATCGAACAGTTGAGCGGTGGCGAAAAGGCGCTGACGGCGCTCTCGCTGCTCTTCGCGATCTACCTCGTCAAGCCGAGTCCCTTCTGCATTCTCGACGAAGTCGATGCGCCGCTCGACGACGCCAACGTGGGAAGATTCGTGAAACTTCTGAAAAAATTTGAGAATAACACCCAATTTATTATCGTTACGCACAACAAAAAGAGCATGGCATCCTGCCAGGCGCTCTATGGCGTCACGATGGAAGAGGAAGGAGTGTCGAAACTCATTCCGGTGAAGATTGAAAAAGCACGTTCTGAAGAAGAGTCTGTAGCCTGA
- a CDS encoding HAD family hydrolase, with protein MYRKLVLFDIDGTLLRVGGMNRLVLADALFEVYGTEGSTGSHDFSGKMDSAIIYEVLANGGLTRDEIAGKFAEAKAAYIALFRQRARREDITLLQGVRELLDALSSRSDILLGLLTGNFEASGRHKLKLPEIDHYFPFGAFADDALDRNELPRIAHERARSITGKNFSPSEIVIIGDTEHDIRCARELDAHCIAVATGNFSMQELSRHQPGALFQNFAETGEVLAEILTPQLS; from the coding sequence ATGTATCGCAAACTTGTTCTGTTTGACATCGATGGAACCCTGCTCAGGGTCGGCGGCATGAACCGCCTCGTGCTGGCGGACGCACTGTTCGAGGTGTACGGCACCGAGGGCAGCACCGGCTCGCACGACTTTTCGGGCAAGATGGACAGCGCCATCATCTACGAGGTGCTCGCAAACGGCGGCCTCACGAGAGATGAGATCGCCGGAAAGTTCGCCGAGGCCAAGGCGGCCTACATCGCGCTCTTCCGCCAGCGCGCCCGGCGCGAGGACATCACGCTGCTCCAAGGGGTGCGCGAACTGCTCGACGCGCTCTCGTCCCGCTCCGACATCCTGCTCGGCCTCCTGACCGGCAACTTCGAGGCTTCGGGACGCCACAAGCTGAAGCTTCCCGAAATCGACCACTACTTCCCGTTCGGAGCGTTCGCCGACGACGCCCTCGACCGCAACGAACTTCCCCGCATCGCCCACGAGCGCGCCCGCAGCATCACCGGAAAAAACTTTTCCCCTTCGGAGATCGTTATCATCGGCGACACCGAGCACGACATCCGGTGCGCCCGCGAACTCGACGCCCACTGCATCGCCGTGGCGACGGGCAACTTTTCCATGCAGGAACTCTCCCGGCACCAGCCCGGAGCGCTGTTCCAGAATTTTGCGGAGACCGGCGAAGTTCTCGCCGAGATCCTTACTCCACAACTCTCTTAA
- the pabB gene encoding aminodeoxychorismate synthase component I: MGLYDQLARPGSLWFESTAGEARYGDSLFFSDPLETLTLHEGDDIAAWFAELESRLHAGYCLAGWLGYEAGSLFDPALAGCAWPAGVGDVLGWFGVYRRPERFSREAVEAGDAAAEARSCAISGFDFEYGEAEYCRTIDRLRSEIAAGNVYQVNFTGRCRFSFEGAVEALYVKMKRRQPSPWSAFLNTGDRHILSFSPELFFVRSGRLIETMPMKGTAPRRERPDEDLAEKAGLSKCEKNRAENLMIVDLLRNDLGRICETGSVRASGLFETQSYPTLHQMVSTVRGELRDETRLRDLFRALFPSGSVTGAPKVRAMQLIRELEQSPRGVYTGAVGFMLPEGRMAFNVAIRTIELHGRSGLYGTGSGIVWDSDPRAEFRECMLKTRILADLATSPASSVPGIFETMQWNGWEYLLLGDHLDRLDSSATALGFTFSRDAIATALSRKARELRAAGGRHRVRLTLARDGSVTLISEPFSLDASAQPVRVCIAAERVDSRDPLLRHKSLARERYDRAYREAQERGFGEALFLNERGEVTEGAISNVLARIDGRWLTPPESSGLLNGVFRRYLLRTRPWIIEKAITLDELLKADMVLVCNALRGVRRAEILILE; this comes from the coding sequence ATGGGGTTGTACGACCAGCTTGCCAGACCGGGATCGCTCTGGTTCGAATCGACCGCCGGAGAGGCGCGGTACGGCGACTCGCTCTTTTTCTCCGATCCGCTTGAAACGCTGACGCTCCACGAGGGCGATGACATTGCGGCGTGGTTCGCCGAACTGGAGTCGCGGCTCCACGCGGGTTATTGTCTCGCCGGATGGCTCGGCTACGAGGCGGGCAGCCTCTTCGATCCGGCGCTCGCCGGGTGCGCATGGCCCGCCGGCGTCGGTGACGTGCTTGGCTGGTTCGGCGTCTATCGCCGTCCGGAGCGCTTCAGCCGCGAGGCCGTCGAGGCCGGGGATGCCGCCGCCGAAGCGCGGAGCTGCGCGATCTCCGGGTTCGATTTCGAGTACGGCGAGGCGGAGTATTGCCGGACCATCGACCGGCTGCGCTCGGAGATCGCGGCGGGCAACGTCTATCAGGTCAACTTCACCGGGCGTTGCCGCTTCAGCTTTGAGGGCGCTGTCGAAGCGCTCTATGTCAAGATGAAGCGCCGCCAGCCGTCGCCGTGGTCGGCCTTTCTCAACACCGGCGACCGCCACATCCTCTCCTTTTCGCCCGAACTCTTTTTCGTCCGGAGTGGCCGCCTCATCGAAACCATGCCGATGAAGGGCACCGCTCCCCGCCGCGAGCGGCCCGACGAAGACCTCGCCGAAAAGGCGGGCCTCTCGAAGTGCGAGAAGAACCGCGCGGAGAACCTGATGATCGTCGATCTGTTGCGCAACGATCTCGGGCGCATCTGCGAGACCGGGTCGGTGCGGGCCTCCGGCCTGTTCGAGACGCAGAGCTACCCGACGCTGCACCAGATGGTCTCGACCGTGCGCGGCGAGTTGCGTGATGAGACGCGGCTGCGCGATCTTTTCCGGGCGCTCTTTCCCTCCGGCTCCGTGACCGGCGCGCCGAAAGTGCGGGCGATGCAGCTCATCCGCGAGCTGGAGCAAAGCCCGCGCGGCGTCTACACCGGCGCGGTTGGCTTCATGCTGCCCGAAGGCCGCATGGCCTTCAACGTGGCGATCCGCACCATCGAACTGCACGGGCGAAGCGGCCTGTACGGCACCGGCAGCGGCATCGTCTGGGACTCCGACCCTCGCGCCGAGTTCCGCGAGTGCATGCTCAAGACGCGCATTCTCGCCGACCTCGCGACGTCCCCCGCATCGTCAGTTCCCGGAATTTTCGAGACGATGCAGTGGAATGGCTGGGAATATCTCCTGCTCGGCGACCATCTCGACCGGCTCGACTCGTCGGCCACGGCGCTCGGATTCACGTTCAGCCGCGACGCCATCGCCACCGCACTGTCCCGCAAAGCTCGGGAGTTACGTGCGGCAGGCGGCAGGCATCGCGTGCGGCTGACGCTTGCTCGCGACGGCAGCGTCACGCTCATATCGGAGCCGTTCTCCCTCGACGCCAGCGCTCAGCCCGTGCGGGTCTGCATCGCCGCCGAACGGGTCGATTCACGAGACCCGCTGCTCCGGCACAAAAGCCTCGCCCGCGAGCGCTACGACCGCGCATATCGCGAGGCGCAGGAGCGTGGATTTGGCGAGGCGCTCTTTCTGAACGAGCGGGGCGAAGTCACCGAAGGCGCGATCAGCAACGTGCTCGCGCGAATCGACGGGCGCTGGCTGACGCCGCCGGAGTCGTCGGGACTGCTCAACGGAGTCTTCCGGCGCTACCTCCTGCGCACGCGCCCGTGGATCATCGAAAAAGCGATTACCCTCGACGAACTGCTCAAGGCCGACATGGTGCTCGTCTGCAATGCGCTGCGCGGCGTTCGCCGGGCGGAGATCCTCATTTTGGAATAA
- a CDS encoding Ppx/GppA phosphatase family protein, translating into MSTEKLRLAAIDLGTNSFHMVIVEESEEKGIVEIDRVKDMICIGRGSISSKKLDAGAMEAGVATLRNFIVLATQRGVAPHHILAFATSAIREAENRDEFIEMVRQETGLKVRVITGKEEAQFIYYGVRNAVTLRDRPDLLFDIGGGSVEFIIADKSKVHLLESRKIGVARMLERFVTSDPVSTHELKLLQQFFAAEMYGGAAEMARDLGVNRAIASSGTAQNIARMIRSGKDADAVEVLNQSGFTRQEFESFYRQVITMDAPARRKLTGLDEKRVDLIVPGLILFDTIFRVFGIREVVISDSALREGMVLHFIASIRGRDGSSQHDIRRQSVTELGYRCNWHKPHAEQVARLSLMMFDELQPLHGLKERYRELLEYAAMLHNVGEFISISAHHKHSQYIIMNADLRGFAPTEIEIIGNVARYHRKQPPTEKHPLYFQLKPSHRRAVDVLSGILRISNGLERGHRQNVQSITARLDQERIVLEALTRFEPDIELWAAGGLKSWLEAVLGKTIVIEARVR; encoded by the coding sequence ATGTCAACAGAAAAACTCAGGCTGGCCGCCATCGATCTCGGTACAAACTCTTTCCACATGGTCATCGTCGAGGAGAGTGAAGAGAAGGGGATCGTCGAGATCGACCGTGTCAAGGATATGATCTGCATCGGGCGCGGCAGTATTTCCTCCAAAAAACTCGATGCAGGGGCGATGGAGGCTGGCGTGGCCACGCTCCGTAACTTCATCGTGCTGGCCACCCAGCGGGGCGTCGCGCCGCACCATATCCTCGCTTTCGCCACCAGCGCCATCCGCGAGGCGGAGAATCGCGACGAATTCATCGAAATGGTGCGGCAGGAGACCGGCCTGAAGGTGCGGGTGATCACCGGCAAGGAGGAGGCGCAGTTCATCTACTACGGCGTGCGCAACGCCGTCACGCTGCGCGACCGGCCCGATCTGCTCTTCGACATCGGCGGCGGTTCGGTGGAGTTCATCATCGCCGACAAGTCGAAGGTGCATCTGCTCGAAAGCCGCAAGATCGGCGTGGCCAGAATGCTGGAGCGTTTCGTGACCTCCGATCCTGTTTCGACGCACGAGCTGAAGCTGTTGCAGCAGTTTTTCGCTGCCGAAATGTATGGCGGCGCGGCGGAGATGGCGCGCGATCTCGGCGTGAACCGCGCCATCGCCTCGTCGGGTACGGCGCAGAATATCGCCCGCATGATCCGGTCGGGCAAGGATGCGGACGCGGTGGAGGTGCTGAACCAGAGCGGCTTCACCCGGCAGGAGTTCGAAAGTTTCTACCGGCAGGTGATCACGATGGATGCTCCGGCGCGGCGCAAGCTGACCGGCCTCGACGAAAAGCGCGTCGATCTGATCGTGCCGGGCCTCATCCTCTTCGACACCATCTTCCGGGTGTTCGGCATCAGGGAGGTGGTCATCTCCGATTCGGCACTGCGCGAGGGGATGGTGCTGCATTTCATCGCCTCCATCCGCGGGCGCGACGGCAGCAGCCAGCACGACATCCGGCGGCAGAGCGTGACGGAACTCGGCTACCGCTGCAACTGGCACAAGCCGCACGCGGAGCAGGTGGCGCGGCTCTCGTTGATGATGTTCGATGAGCTGCAACCACTGCACGGACTCAAGGAGCGTTATCGTGAGCTGCTCGAATACGCGGCGATGCTGCATAACGTCGGGGAGTTCATCTCGATCTCGGCGCACCACAAGCACAGCCAGTACATCATCATGAACGCCGACCTGCGGGGCTTTGCGCCGACCGAGATCGAGATTATCGGCAACGTCGCCCGCTACCACCGCAAGCAGCCGCCCACCGAGAAGCATCCGCTCTACTTTCAGCTCAAGCCCTCGCACCGCCGCGCGGTCGATGTGCTTTCCGGCATCCTGCGCATTTCGAACGGCCTCGAACGGGGCCACCGCCAGAACGTGCAGTCGATCACGGCCCGCCTCGACCAGGAGCGCATCGTACTCGAAGCGCTCACGCGGTTCGAACCGGACATCGAACTCTGGGCGGCGGGCGGCCTGAAGTCCTGGCTCGAAGCGGTGCTCGGAAAAACCATCGTGATCGAAGCCCGCGTCCGGTAA
- the nusB gene encoding transcription antitermination factor NusB produces the protein MKTYRRQIREKILQALYTLELRDVDTESATHWLLTKEIMDDPNAMKFFNHLMQSIVRNREEIDRYIAKHTFNWDMSRIAIIDKNILRMALAEILYCEDIPPKVSINEAIEIAKKFSSTDKSSKFVNGILDAIFNDMKAEGRIRKCGRGLIDHSDQKMQKTENNQ, from the coding sequence ATGAAAACCTACCGACGGCAAATCCGGGAAAAAATCCTTCAGGCGCTCTACACGCTTGAACTCCGGGATGTAGACACCGAATCGGCGACCCACTGGCTCCTGACCAAAGAGATCATGGACGATCCCAATGCGATGAAATTCTTCAACCACCTGATGCAGAGCATCGTCAGGAACCGCGAAGAGATCGACCGATATATCGCCAAGCACACCTTCAACTGGGACATGAGCCGCATCGCGATCATCGACAAGAACATCCTGCGCATGGCTCTTGCCGAGATTCTCTACTGCGAGGACATTCCGCCGAAGGTGTCGATCAACGAGGCCATCGAAATCGCCAAGAAGTTCAGCAGCACCGACAAAAGCAGCAAGTTCGTCAACGGCATTCTCGACGCGATCTTCAACGACATGAAAGCCGAAGGGCGGATCAGGAAGTGCGGACGTGGCCTGATCGACCACTCCGATCAGAAAATGCAGAAGACGGAAAACAACCAGTAA
- the nth gene encoding endonuclease III produces MSTSVIKKIAFIEEALSAVWPNPKSELNFDSPFQLLVATIMAAQATDKKVNQLTEVLFKAAPDAASMSRMDVEDIRTIIRPINYYNNKAKNILAVSQRLVDEFGGEVPASREALESLPGVGRKTANVVLGNAFGIPAMPVDTHVHRVSNRIGLCKTAKPKETEEALLKIIPEEKLIDFHHYLLLHGRYTCKAKKPECGKCAVREICDWPEKVDFVDAVD; encoded by the coding sequence ATGAGCACTTCCGTGATTAAAAAAATCGCCTTCATCGAAGAGGCGCTTTCGGCCGTCTGGCCGAATCCGAAAAGCGAACTGAACTTCGATAGCCCTTTTCAGCTCCTCGTCGCCACCATCATGGCCGCGCAGGCCACGGACAAGAAGGTCAACCAGCTCACCGAGGTGCTCTTCAAGGCCGCGCCCGACGCCGCGAGCATGAGCCGGATGGATGTGGAGGATATTCGGACGATCATCCGCCCGATCAACTACTACAACAACAAGGCGAAAAACATCCTTGCCGTCAGCCAGCGCCTCGTCGATGAGTTTGGCGGCGAGGTGCCCGCGTCACGCGAAGCGCTGGAGAGCCTGCCTGGCGTGGGCCGCAAAACCGCGAACGTGGTGCTCGGCAACGCCTTCGGCATCCCCGCCATGCCGGTGGACACGCACGTGCACCGGGTCTCGAACCGCATCGGCCTCTGCAAGACCGCAAAGCCGAAAGAGACCGAAGAGGCGCTCCTGAAGATCATTCCCGAAGAAAAACTGATCGACTTCCACCACTACCTGCTACTCCACGGCCGCTACACCTGCAAAGCCAAAAAGCCCGAATGCGGGAAATGCGCGGTGCGGGAAATCTGCGACTGGCCGGAGAAGGTGGACTTTGTGGACGCTGTGGACTGA
- the folP gene encoding dihydropteroate synthase — MNLKLTDKSRYRLNCAGATLDLSARPAIMGIVNLTPDSFFDGGSYGDAGEATQLDRALESALGMIRAGAEIIDVGGESTRPGAEPVGIEEEMRRTIPFIELLRRHSDVVISIDTWKSGVAEAALRAGANIVNDISGFTFDPAMPEVCARHCAGVVLMHTPAKPDQLRWSYNTGAETEEVMSRVTGFLRRSIDIAREYGIEAIIVDPGLGFGKTVEENYRLLARLDELHDLGWPVLAGVSRKSFLGQAIRKPGEEVPPPSERLDATICANTIALLHGADILRVHDVQAAADARAVVMAMRSASS; from the coding sequence ATGAACCTGAAACTGACTGACAAAAGCCGTTACCGGCTGAACTGCGCGGGCGCGACACTCGACCTCTCGGCGCGACCGGCCATCATGGGCATCGTCAACCTGACGCCTGACTCCTTCTTCGATGGCGGCAGCTACGGCGACGCCGGAGAGGCGACGCAGCTCGACCGCGCTCTCGAATCAGCTCTCGGGATGATTCGGGCGGGCGCGGAGATCATCGACGTGGGCGGCGAATCGACCCGGCCCGGCGCGGAGCCGGTCGGCATCGAAGAGGAGATGCGACGCACCATTCCCTTCATCGAACTGTTACGCCGCCATAGCGACGTAGTTATCTCCATCGACACCTGGAAGTCCGGGGTGGCCGAAGCGGCTCTCCGCGCCGGCGCGAACATCGTCAACGACATCTCCGGCTTCACCTTCGACCCCGCGATGCCCGAAGTGTGCGCCCGGCACTGCGCTGGCGTGGTGCTGATGCACACACCCGCAAAGCCTGACCAGCTCCGCTGGAGCTACAATACCGGCGCGGAAACGGAGGAGGTGATGAGCCGCGTGACCGGCTTTTTGCGCCGCTCTATCGACATTGCGAGAGAGTATGGCATCGAGGCGATCATCGTCGATCCCGGCCTCGGCTTCGGCAAAACCGTCGAGGAGAACTACCGCCTGCTCGCCCGGCTCGACGAACTGCACGATCTCGGTTGGCCGGTGCTCGCCGGAGTGTCGCGCAAATCGTTTCTCGGCCAGGCGATCCGCAAGCCCGGCGAGGAGGTGCCGCCGCCCTCGGAGCGCCTCGACGCCACGATCTGCGCCAACACCATCGCCCTCCTGCACGGCGCGGACATCCTGCGTGTGCACGACGTTCAGGCGGCGGCAGACGCCCGCGCCGTGGTGATGGCAATGCGGAGTGCAAGCAGTTGA